A portion of the Pseudomonas koreensis genome contains these proteins:
- a CDS encoding LysR family transcriptional regulator, with amino-acid sequence MHIDLRQLRHFIALAEQRSFVAGAQAVNLSQSAFSRSIQALEHSVGCQLVDRGRKELPPTKQGQVLLEHARRLVSGAQQMANEISQFNGLEAGELRFGCGPAPAAGLIPRAIGAFIGRYPKARVQFQVDDWQSLSKRLLSEEFEFFVADTRQFEADPDYQTHRLRARKWHFCCRAGHPLTAFERITAEQLLSYPLAVSIRPPNLRKVIVDLSGRPDFTPNVECENGSSLLSVVLRSEAIGIVGAYSDALHLAKGELVCLKIEGLADDLEELYTRYGIVSRAGYRLSPLAEAMIEQIKAIDAVDDEVCSLENFAV; translated from the coding sequence ATGCATATCGACTTGCGCCAGCTTCGTCACTTCATCGCTCTGGCTGAACAACGCAGCTTCGTCGCTGGCGCGCAGGCGGTGAACCTGTCGCAGTCAGCATTCAGCCGCAGCATTCAGGCGCTGGAACACAGCGTCGGCTGCCAGTTGGTCGATCGTGGGCGCAAGGAATTGCCGCCGACCAAACAGGGCCAGGTCCTGCTCGAACATGCGCGGCGACTGGTCAGCGGTGCGCAGCAGATGGCCAACGAGATCAGCCAGTTCAACGGCCTCGAAGCAGGGGAATTGCGCTTTGGTTGCGGGCCGGCGCCGGCGGCCGGATTGATCCCGCGCGCGATCGGCGCCTTCATCGGCCGCTACCCGAAAGCACGGGTGCAGTTTCAGGTCGATGACTGGCAAAGCCTGAGCAAACGCCTGCTCAGCGAGGAGTTCGAATTCTTCGTCGCCGACACCCGGCAGTTCGAGGCGGATCCGGATTACCAGACCCACCGCTTGCGCGCGCGCAAGTGGCATTTCTGCTGCCGCGCCGGGCATCCATTGACGGCGTTTGAACGGATCACCGCCGAGCAGTTGCTGAGTTATCCACTGGCGGTGAGCATCCGCCCGCCGAACCTGCGCAAGGTCATCGTCGACCTCAGCGGTCGCCCGGATTTCACCCCGAATGTGGAGTGCGAAAACGGTTCGAGCCTGTTGAGTGTGGTGCTGCGCTCGGAGGCGATCGGAATTGTCGGCGCGTATTCCGATGCGTTGCATCTGGCCAAGGGTGAGCTGGTCTGTTTGAAGATCGAAGGCCTCGCCGATGATCTGGAGGAGCTGTATACCCGCTATGGGATTGTCAGCCGCGCCGGGTATCGGTTGTCACCGTTGGCCGAAGCGATGATCGAGCAGATCAAGGCGATCGATGCGGTGGATGATGAGGTGTGTTCGCTGGAGAATTTTGCGGTCTGA
- a CDS encoding TonB-dependent receptor encodes MSPLNLALPPSPRRLKRLPLALLLAGSASWTHGYAAETDTPPPIPAGTAAANGSQLETVTVTTRRREESSQDVPTPMSVVSGQNLETQRVYRIQDLQQLVPSVNVAYMHARQSSVSIRGLGNNPASDGLEGSVGLYIDNVYLGRPGMAVFDLMDIEQLEVLRGPQGTLFGKNTTAGVINISTRAPSFTPERSIETSVGEDGYFQTKGTISGPLNDQLAGRFSAYRTRSDGDIKNEYDGHDLNGGSREGFRAQLLFKPNEDFNLRWIGDYNEEDSSAGTRVLYNAGPTINGVNLYESRASAAGATLVNGRHRKVNLDNDQHVTVHQGGTSVEANWTLPSDFTLTSVSSYRFWNFTPRNDDGLNVPASYNAGVSVEDKQYSQEFRLASPKGEFFDYVVGAYYFGSDLDNKSFAYYGPQADIWNGTPAGALANVTSVGKGHIKTDSFALFAQGTWHLSERLDFTAGVRGTYEEKNASVSRNAPLGGVAVAGAAANARRGRAGAYDSGDLNQYSSSPSGLLNLSYRITDDVLGYATLSHGEKSGGVNLAVGSAPTAGADSLLIGTERANNAELGFKSTLWNRRLQLNANVFWTQVNAYQTNAYDAANRVQYLTNAGSVRSRGIEFESTVVPLRGLTLNFNGSYNDVSYLSYKDAPCPPEVSQAPGAPASCDLSGHQVVGASKWIGNANGEYTWNLDNGFEPYVTGSYAFRSKAVGTVEDSDYGQIPSYAVVNLSTGLRGDFNQGQWDVSLWLKNAFDKTYYTTLWTGGNGGYEGLLGTPRTLGVTGRYDF; translated from the coding sequence ATGAGTCCGTTGAATCTCGCGTTACCCCCATCACCCCGACGGCTCAAACGCCTGCCTTTGGCGCTGTTGCTGGCAGGCAGCGCCAGCTGGACTCACGGTTATGCCGCCGAAACCGACACGCCGCCGCCGATTCCGGCAGGCACAGCGGCGGCCAATGGTTCGCAGCTGGAAACGGTGACCGTCACCACCCGCCGCCGCGAAGAAAGCTCGCAAGATGTGCCGACGCCGATGAGCGTGGTCAGCGGGCAGAATCTGGAGACGCAGCGGGTCTACCGGATTCAGGATCTGCAGCAACTGGTGCCCAGCGTCAACGTCGCCTACATGCATGCGCGCCAGTCCAGCGTGTCGATCCGCGGTCTGGGCAACAACCCGGCCAGTGATGGTCTGGAAGGCAGCGTTGGTCTGTACATCGACAACGTCTATCTAGGCCGTCCGGGGATGGCGGTGTTCGATCTGATGGACATTGAGCAGCTCGAAGTTCTGCGTGGGCCGCAGGGCACGCTGTTCGGCAAGAACACCACCGCCGGGGTCATCAACATCAGCACCCGCGCGCCGTCATTCACGCCTGAGCGCAGCATCGAAACCTCGGTCGGCGAGGACGGTTATTTCCAGACCAAGGGCACCATTTCCGGGCCGCTCAATGATCAACTGGCCGGGCGCTTTTCTGCTTACCGCACGCGCAGTGACGGCGACATCAAGAACGAATACGACGGCCACGACCTCAACGGTGGTTCGCGCGAAGGCTTCCGCGCGCAGCTGTTGTTCAAGCCCAATGAAGATTTCAATCTGCGCTGGATCGGCGATTACAACGAAGAAGATTCCAGCGCCGGCACCCGCGTGCTGTACAACGCCGGGCCGACCATCAACGGCGTCAATCTGTATGAATCGCGGGCCAGCGCGGCCGGGGCGACGCTGGTCAACGGCCGGCACCGCAAGGTCAATCTCGACAACGACCAACACGTCACCGTGCATCAGGGCGGCACTTCGGTGGAAGCCAACTGGACGTTGCCGAGCGATTTCACCCTGACTTCGGTCAGCTCGTACCGCTTCTGGAATTTCACCCCGCGCAACGACGACGGCCTCAATGTGCCGGCGAGTTACAACGCCGGCGTGTCGGTGGAAGACAAACAGTATTCACAGGAATTTCGCCTGGCCTCGCCCAAGGGCGAGTTCTTCGATTACGTGGTCGGTGCCTACTATTTCGGCTCGGATCTGGACAACAAATCCTTCGCCTATTACGGCCCGCAGGCCGACATCTGGAACGGCACCCCGGCCGGCGCCCTGGCCAACGTCACCAGCGTCGGCAAGGGGCATATCAAGACCGACAGTTTCGCCCTGTTTGCCCAAGGCACCTGGCACCTGAGCGAGCGCCTGGATTTCACTGCCGGGGTGCGCGGCACCTACGAAGAGAAAAACGCCTCGGTCAGCCGCAACGCGCCGCTCGGCGGTGTGGCAGTGGCCGGCGCGGCAGCCAATGCGCGCCGCGGGCGTGCCGGCGCCTACGATTCCGGAGACTTGAATCAGTACAGCTCCAGCCCCTCCGGACTGCTCAACCTGAGCTATCGCATAACCGACGACGTGCTCGGTTACGCCACGCTGTCCCATGGCGAGAAATCCGGCGGGGTCAACCTTGCGGTCGGCTCCGCACCTACCGCTGGCGCCGACTCGTTATTGATTGGCACCGAGCGTGCGAATAACGCCGAACTCGGTTTCAAAAGCACCCTGTGGAATCGCCGCCTGCAACTCAACGCCAACGTGTTCTGGACCCAGGTCAATGCCTACCAGACCAACGCCTATGACGCCGCCAACCGCGTGCAATACCTGACCAACGCCGGCTCGGTGCGCTCGCGCGGCATCGAGTTCGAAAGCACCGTGGTGCCGCTGCGTGGCCTGACGCTGAATTTCAACGGCTCGTACAACGACGTCAGCTATCTCTCCTACAAGGATGCGCCGTGCCCGCCGGAAGTCAGCCAGGCCCCGGGTGCGCCGGCCTCCTGCGACCTCAGCGGCCATCAAGTGGTCGGCGCGTCGAAATGGATCGGCAACGCCAACGGCGAATACACATGGAATCTGGATAACGGCTTCGAACCCTACGTCACCGGCAGCTACGCGTTCCGCTCCAAAGCGGTGGGCACGGTGGAGGATTCCGACTACGGGCAGATCCCCAGCTACGCGGTGGTCAACCTCTCCACCGGCCTGCGCGGCGATTTCAATCAGGGCCAGTGGGATGTTTCGCTGTGGCTGAAAAACGCCTTCGACAAAACCTACTACACGACCCTGTGGACCGGCGGCAACGGCGGCTATGAGGGCCTGCTCGGCACGCCACGGACCCTCGGCGTTACCGGTCGCTACGACTTTTGA
- a CDS encoding energy transducer TonB → MGNVQTAASAQELLWRQMPSGELVDLGRPHRVPLAQLRLQRAPKGILSRRETILLGVLALVVHGAVIYWINQHPTPALPIVPPEIPPMTIEFSRPAPPAPPVVEPPPPTPVVEPPPPVQDELAVKPPPPKPVPKPKPVVKQAPKPAPKAVEQPPAPPQPAAPVAAPGPPAPPAPAPVTPASANAAYLKNPAPEYPSLAQRRGWEGTVLLRVHVLASGKPGEIQIAKSSGRQQLDDAALNAVKRWSFVPAKQGDVAQDGWVSVPIDFKIH, encoded by the coding sequence ATGGGCAATGTCCAGACCGCCGCCAGCGCACAGGAATTGCTGTGGCGTCAGATGCCGAGTGGCGAATTGGTCGATCTTGGCCGGCCGCATCGCGTGCCATTGGCGCAGTTGCGTTTGCAGCGTGCGCCCAAAGGCATTCTGAGCCGGCGCGAGACGATCCTGCTCGGTGTACTGGCGTTGGTGGTGCACGGCGCGGTGATCTACTGGATCAATCAGCATCCGACCCCGGCGTTGCCAATTGTGCCGCCGGAAATTCCACCAATGACCATCGAGTTTTCGCGCCCGGCGCCACCCGCGCCACCGGTTGTCGAGCCGCCACCGCCTACGCCTGTGGTCGAGCCACCGCCACCGGTGCAGGACGAACTGGCTGTAAAACCTCCGCCGCCAAAACCTGTTCCGAAACCCAAACCGGTGGTCAAGCAAGCACCCAAACCAGCGCCGAAAGCGGTCGAGCAGCCACCCGCGCCGCCACAACCGGCAGCCCCGGTTGCAGCGCCAGGGCCACCTGCACCACCCGCGCCGGCACCGGTCACCCCGGCCTCGGCCAACGCCGCGTACCTGAAAAACCCGGCGCCGGAGTATCCGTCGCTGGCCCAGCGTCGCGGTTGGGAAGGCACGGTGTTGTTACGGGTGCATGTGTTGGCCAGCGGCAAGCCGGGTGAGATCCAGATTGCCAAAAGCAGCGGCCGCCAGCAGCTCGACGACGCCGCGCTGAACGCTGTGAAGCGCTGGAGTTTCGTTCCGGCCAAGCAGGGTGATGTCGCTCAGGACGGCTGGGTCAGCGTGCCCATCGATTTCAAGATTCATTAA
- a CDS encoding MotA/TolQ/ExbB proton channel family protein, with protein sequence MTLLASPLESIESAVIWLLVVFSVATWGLALLKAVQFGLLKAQDRRFHKRFWAASSLDAAAELSETQPGAAARVAQAGYAAIQVGEAPQANDLSQAINHQDRLERALRQQIVRERRSLETGLAVVASIGSTSPFIGLFGTVWGIMEALKGISAAGSASLETVAGPIGAALVATGVGIAVAVPAVLVYNYFLRRLKLTAADLDDFAHDFYSLAQKSAFRVLIHPTAHKVATPGNAAKVKEAS encoded by the coding sequence ATGACGTTACTGGCATCTCCACTGGAATCCATCGAAAGCGCGGTGATCTGGCTGCTGGTGGTTTTTTCCGTCGCCACTTGGGGCCTGGCTCTGCTCAAGGCTGTGCAGTTCGGCCTTCTGAAGGCGCAGGATCGGCGCTTTCATAAACGTTTCTGGGCGGCGTCGAGTCTGGATGCCGCCGCCGAATTGAGCGAAACCCAGCCCGGCGCAGCAGCGCGAGTAGCGCAGGCCGGTTACGCGGCAATCCAGGTGGGCGAGGCGCCGCAGGCGAATGATCTGAGCCAGGCGATCAACCATCAGGATCGCCTCGAGCGCGCCTTGCGCCAGCAGATCGTGCGTGAACGGCGCTCGCTGGAAACCGGTCTGGCGGTGGTCGCAAGTATTGGCAGTACCTCGCCGTTCATTGGTCTGTTCGGCACGGTGTGGGGAATCATGGAGGCCTTGAAAGGCATCAGCGCTGCCGGTTCGGCGAGCCTGGAAACGGTGGCCGGCCCGATCGGTGCGGCACTGGTCGCGACCGGTGTGGGGATCGCCGTCGCGGTGCCAGCGGTGCTGGTTTACAACTACTTTCTGCGGCGTCTGAAATTGACCGCAGCGGATCTGGATGACTTCGCCCACGACTTCTACAGCCTGGCGCAGAAGAGTGCATTCCGCGTACTGATCCACCCGACCGCGCACAAGGTGGCAACGCCGGGCAACGCGGCAAAAGTGAAGGAGGCATCCTGA
- a CDS encoding ExbD/TolR family protein codes for MAFSTQDTDEVLSEINVTPLVDVMLVLLVVFIVTAPLLTNAIPINLPKTEAVAPVEQKDPLVVSIDGAGKLFINKDEIQPDLLEFNLKSAKAKDPEVRVQLQADDGVNYGEVARAMASIERAGITKLSVITAR; via the coding sequence ATGGCCTTCTCCACGCAAGACACGGACGAGGTGCTCAGCGAGATCAACGTGACGCCGCTGGTGGACGTGATGCTGGTGCTGCTGGTGGTCTTCATTGTCACCGCGCCACTGCTGACCAACGCGATACCGATCAACCTGCCGAAGACCGAAGCGGTGGCGCCGGTCGAGCAGAAGGATCCGCTGGTGGTGAGCATCGACGGCGCCGGCAAACTGTTTATCAACAAGGACGAGATTCAGCCGGACCTGCTCGAATTCAACCTCAAGTCGGCCAAAGCCAAGGACCCGGAAGTGCGTGTGCAATTGCAGGCCGATGACGGGGTGAACTACGGCGAAGTGGCGCGGGCCATGGCTTCGATCGAACGGGCAGGGATCACCAAGTTGTCGGTGATCACTGCGCGGTAA